ACTCAGGGGTGTGAAAAACAGGACAGAACTCTCTGAGCACGTTGAGCAGGCGCTCAGGCATGCAGCACTCTGGGATGAGGTGAAGGACAAGCTCCACTCAAGCGCCTATACCCTGTCCGGTGGCCAGCAGCAGAGACTCGTTATAGCGAGGGCACTTGCCGTGAAGCCTGAAGTGCTTCTGTTTGATGAACCAACATCTGCACTTGACCCCATCTCAACTGCTAAAATAGAAGAACTTGCCATAAACCTGAAGCGGGAGATAACGATCATTATAGTCACCCACAACATGCAGCAGGCGGCAAGGATTTCGGACTGGACGGGGTTTCTGATGCTTGGTGAGTTGATAGAATTTGACAGAACTGATAAAATCTTTACAAATCCCTCTCAGAAACTGACGGAAGACTATATAACAGGGAGGTT
The window above is part of the Nitrospirota bacterium genome. Proteins encoded here:
- the pstB gene encoding phosphate ABC transporter ATP-binding protein PstB; this encodes MSDTVEIEVKRLDFYYSGGTHALKEISLSAYKNNVIALIGPSGCGKTTLLRCFNRMHDLYPGNRYEGEIIFKDRDILSKDIDLIDLRSRIGMVFQKPTPFPMSIFDNIAYGLKLRGVKNRTELSEHVEQALRHAALWDEVKDKLHSSAYTLSGGQQQRLVIARALAVKPEVLLFDEPTSALDPISTAKIEELAINLKREITIIIVTHNMQQAARISDWTGFLMLGELIEFDRTDKIFTNPSQKLTEDYITGR